The proteins below come from a single Plodia interpunctella isolate USDA-ARS_2022_Savannah chromosome 21, ilPloInte3.2, whole genome shotgun sequence genomic window:
- the LOC128679072 gene encoding lactase/phlorizin hydrolase-like, which produces MLNYSTIFTLLLIISYVSLSEGKASNGKRQDIRKFPEGFQFGTATASYQIEGAWNEDGKSENIWDRLTHEDPCAIKDCSTGDIADDSYHQYERDVEMMRELGLDYYRFSLSWSRILPTSFPDKINEAGVAYYNNLINEMLKYNIEPMITLYHWDLPQKLQDLGGWTNPHIVDWYSDYARVCFELFGDRVKYWITMNEPREVCYQGYGYDTMAPRLNMQGVAEYMCAKNLLVAHARAYHIYDEEFRPLYGGTIGITLSTNWYEPMTENDVQAAEDENQFEWGQYAHPIFSETGDFPPVMKEKIAAKSAAQGFARSRLPEFTTDEIEYVRGSSDFLGLNHYTTYLVYRNDSVYTAHNVPSYYDDMDCLSYQPSEWEGSASNWLKKVPWGFYNLLMKIKEDYNNPIIYITENGFSTTGGLDDENRILYYREYLDAMLDAIDKGVNVQAYTAWSIMDNFEWMKGYTERFGLYEVDYESPQKTRTPRKSAFVYKEIIRSRALDWGYEPDTTVMTIDEGHIAQLIIIVLAYTSKSECKTIDGKHQDVIRHFPKDFLFGTATASYQVEGAWDEDGKSENIWDRMTHENPCSTADCSNGDIADDSYHQYERDVEMMRELGLDHYRFSLSWTRILPTSFPDKINEAGVAYYNNLINEMLKYNIEPMVTLYHWDLPQKLQDLGGWTNPHIVDWFGDYSRIAFELFGDRVKYWITINEPREVCYQGYGFVTKAPRLNIQGIAEYMCAKNLLVAHAKAFHIYDEEFRAVQGGTIGITLGTQWYDPESENDIEAAEDAIQFEWGKYAHPIFSETGDFPPVMKEKIAAKSAEQGFLRSRLPKFTPDEIEYVRGSADFFGLNHYTTYLVYRNESVNTAYEVPSFYNDMECIRYQPSNWEGGASTWLKKTPKGFYNLLMKTKEDYNNPIVYITENGFATTDGLKDDDRILYHREYLDAMLDAIDDGVNIKAYTAWSIMDNFEWMQGYTERFGLYEVDYESPQRTRTPRKSAFVYKEIIRSRALDWGYEPDTTVMTIDEGH; this is translated from the exons ATGTTGAATTACTCCAcaatatt cacgttattattaataatttcatatgtCTCACTATCTGAGGGTAAAGCCTCTAATGGAAAGCGACAGGATATAAGAAAGTTCCCAGAAGGTTTTCAATTCGGCACTGCCACTGCTTCATATCAAATTGAAGGAGCTTGGAATGAAGACG gaaaatctgaaaatatttggGATCGATTAACACACGAAGATCCTTGCGCCATAAAAGACTGTTCAACTGGAGATATTGCCGATGACTCTTACCATCAATACGAAAGAGATGTCGAGATGATGAGAGAACTAGGTCTTGATTACTACAGATTCTCCCTTTCTTGGAGCAGGATTCTACCCACAAGCTTtccagataaaataaatgaagccGGAGTAGCATATTACAACAATctaattaatgaaatgttgaaatataatattgaaccTATGATAACCTTGTACCATTGGGATTTACCGCAAAAGTTGCAAGATCTCGGAGGATGGACGAACCCACACATTGTAGACTGGTATAGCGATTATGCTAGAGTATGCTTCGAACTTTTTGGAGACAGAGTTAAATACTGGATAACCATGAATGAACCACGTGAAGTCTGCTATCAAGGTTATGGGTATGACACAATGGCCCCTAGGTTAAATATGCAAGGAGTTGCTGAATATATGTGCGCCAAGAATTTACTCGTGGCCCATGCAAGGGCTTATCACATTTATGATGAAGAGTTTAGACCACTGTACGGCGGCACTATTGGAATCACCTTGAGCACTAATTGGTACGAGCCAATGACTGAAAATGATGTTCAAGCTGCTGAAGACGAAAACCAGTTCGAg TGGGGACAGTATGCTCATCCGATATTCTCAGAAACCGGGGATTTTCCGCCAGTTATGAAGGAAAAGATAGCAGCCAAGAGTGCTGCCCAAGGCTTTGCTAGATCTAGATTACCTGAATTCACCACAGATGAAATAGAATACGTTAGAGGAAGCTCAGACTTCTTGGGACTAAACCACTACACCACTTATTTGGTTTATAGAAATGATTCTGTCTACACTGCCCATAATGTCCCATCATATTATGACGATATGGACTGTTTGTCATATCAGCCTAGTGAGTGGGAAGGTTCTGCCTCAAATTGGTTAAAG aaagtTCCTTGGGGTTTCTACAATCTGCTAATGAAAATCAAGGAAGACTACAACAATCCCATTATCTACATTACTGAAAATGGCTTTTCTACTACGGGCGGTTTGGATGATGAAAATCGCATACTTTACTATAGAGAATACCTCGACGCCATGTTGGATGCCATAGATAAAGGAGTGAATGTGCAAGCTTACACTGCTTGGAGTATCATGGATAATTTCGAGTGGATGAAAGGATATAC GGAACGGTTCGGCCTGTATGAAGTAGACTACGAGAGTCCACAAAAGACCCGCACCCCCCGTAAATCAGCCTTCGTGTACAAGGAGATCATTCGCAGCCGCGCGCTGGATTGGGGCTACGAACCTGACACTACGGTTATGACTATTGATGAGGGACAT ATAGCCCA attaataataattgtattagcATATACCTCAAAGTCCGAATGTAAGACGATCGATGGAAAGCATCAGGATGTTATAAGACATTTCCCAAAAGATTTTCTTTTCGGCACCGCCACCGCCTCATATCAAGTAGAAGGAGCGTGGGATGAAGATG GCAAATCAGAGAATATTTGGGACCGAATGACACACGAGAACCCTTGCTCCACAGCAGACTGTTCTAATGGGGACATTGCTGATGACTCTTATCATCAGTATGAGAGAGACGTCGAGATGATGAGAGAGCTAGGTCTCGATCATTACagattctctctctcttggACAAGAATTCTACCTACCAGTTTCCCAGACAAGATAAATGAAGCTGGAGTAGCTTACTATAACAATCTCATCAATGAGatgttgaaatataatattgaaccTATGGTAACCTTATATCATTGGGATTTACCGCAAAAGCTACAAGACCTCGGTGGATGGACGAACCCTCACATTGTGGACTGGTTTGGAGACTATTCGCGTATAGCCTTCGAACTTTTTGGAGACAGAGTCAAATACTGGATAACCATCAACGAGCCACGAGAAGTCTGCTATCAGGGATATGGTTTTGTTACTAAAGCACCTAGATTAAATATACAAGGGATTGCTGAATATATGTGTGCTAAGAATTTACTTGTAGCCCATGCGAAGGcttttcatatttatgatGAGGAGTTCAGGGCAGTGCAAGGCGGGACTATTGGTATCACCTTGGGTACACAGTGGTATGATCCAGAGTCTGAAAATGATATCGAAGCTGCTGAAGATGCAATTCAATTTGag TGGGGTAAATACGCTCATCCAATATTCTCAGAAACTGGAGATTTTCCACCggtaatgaaagaaaaaatagcaGCCAAAAGTGCTGAACAAGGTTTCCTCAGATCCAGGTTACCTAAATTTACCCCGGATGAAATAGAATATGTACGAGGGAGTGCCGACTTCTTTGGACTAAACCATTATACCACTTACTTGGTTTATAGAAATGAGTCTGTAAATACCGCCTATGAGGTTCCATCCTTCTACAATGATATGGAATGCATAAGATATCAGCCTAGTAATTGGGAAGGTGGCGCTTCTACTTGGTTAAAG AAAACTCCAAAGGGCTTTTACAATCTTTTGATGAAAACCAAGGAAGACTATAACAATCCTATTGTGTATATTACTGAGAATGGTTTTGCTACAACTGATGGTTTAAAAGATGATGATCGTATCCTTTACCATAGGGAGTACCTCGATGCTATGCTCGATGCTATAGATGATGGAGTAAACATCAAAGCATACACTGCCTGGAGTATCATGGATAATTTTGAGTGGATGCAAGGATATAC GGAACGGTTCGGCCTGTATGAAGTAGACTACGAGAGTCCACAAAGGACCCGCACCCCCCGCAAATCAGCCTTCGTGTACAAGGAGATCATTCGCAGCCGCGCGCTGGATTGGGGCTACGAACCTGACACTACGGTTATGACTATTGATGAGGGACATTGA